A stretch of Bos indicus isolate NIAB-ARS_2022 breed Sahiwal x Tharparkar chromosome 24, NIAB-ARS_B.indTharparkar_mat_pri_1.0, whole genome shotgun sequence DNA encodes these proteins:
- the PSMA8 gene encoding proteasome subunit alpha-type 8, with product MASRYDRAITVFSPDGHLFQVEYAQEAVKKGSTAVGIRGTNIVVLGVEKKSVAKLQDERTVRKICALDDHVCMAFAGLTADARVVINKARVECQSHKLTVEDPVTVEYITRFIATLKQKYTQSNGRRPFGISALIVGFDDDGIPRLYQTDPSGTYHAWKANAIGRSAKTVREFLEKNYTEDAIANDNEAIKLAIRALLEVVQSGGKNIELAIIRRNQPLKMFSAKEIELQVNEIEKEKEEAEKKKSKKTT from the exons ATGGCGTCTCGGTATGACCGGGCGATCACTGTCTTCTCCCCGGATGGACACCTATTTCAAGTGGAATATGCCCAGGAAGCAGTAAAGAAAGGCTCCACCGCG GTTGGAATTCGAGGTACCAATATAGTTGTGCTCGGGGTCGAAAAAAAATCCGTTGCCAAGCTTCAAGATGAAAGAACTGTGAGGAAGATTTGTGCCCTTGATGACCATGTCTGCATGGCTTTTGCAG GCCTGACTGCTGATGCAAGAGTAGTAATAAACAAAGCTCGTGTGGAATGTCAGAGTCATAAGCTTACAGTTGAGGACCCAGTCACTGTAGAATATATAACTCGCTTCATAGCAACCTTAAAGCAG aaatatacTCAGAGCAATGGACGAAGGCCTTTTGGTATATCTGCCTTGATTGTAGGTTTTGATGATGATGGTATCCCAAGATTATACCAGACTGATCCCTCTGGTACTTATCATGCTTGGAAG GCAAATGCAATAGGTCGAAGTGCCAAAACTGTCCGAGAATTTCTGGAAAAGAATTACACAGAAGATGCCATAGCAAATGACAATGAAGCTATCAAATTAGCAATAAGAGCTTTGCTGGAA GTTGTCCAGTCTGGTGGAAAAAACATTGAACTTGCTATAATAAGAAGAAACCAACCTTTGAAG atgtttAGTGCCAAAGAAATTGAATTAcaagtaaatgaaatagaaaaggaaaaagaagaagcagagaagaaaaaatcaaagaagaccaCCTAA